The following proteins come from a genomic window of Fundulus heteroclitus isolate FHET01 unplaced genomic scaffold, MU-UCD_Fhet_4.1 scaffold_232, whole genome shotgun sequence:
- the LOC105931879 gene encoding immunoglobulin superfamily containing leucine-rich repeat protein 2 encodes MAAADIRPFALWVITFFPSVLCCPEHCTCSDKHSRHFADCSYKYLSKVPDGLPPNVMTLSLSGNQITMIPLGSFDNVTNVTSLWMANNDIAYVEDGSLASLVHLRNFDISHNEMVDFPWGDLRNLMALELLKMNHNKLSHLPGDALSNLKNLRSLRINNNRLTTIAEGTFEGLVSLSHLQIFSNPFVCTCSLDWLRDWISTTTISVPDQSLITCAAPKELKGEAITKSKCMSLNVKILTEPHVTNMVFREKTKLNLTCEFRGNPKPLVVWKTPSRGQKHEVSLSDAEDRSAESDEGSDYFKVFNNGTLLISSLREEDGGDYTCSATNGAGRAEDSVSVKVIARPKPKPTPVKLLTTMFPSTQTNPSMHQQPKRKSVFDSLHLPDLKRKDPLTDEPTVLPTADINLKFYEDATRHPTHLSKCGLTANTKNISSHVLNASLDYMKQYTFDYGVIALGVSETEATVRLNPLLIPKDRSPNRAKSPQSDSEENSGFPDSQEKDHSSGLYLCNAGDNRHSAVQWSQIKEGVNTYLFSGLQPGTNYSLCLNYRGEDCEVQVLFATRRRVPNLLIIISVSICLLTVSTVPLLGATCYHLVYKYRNKTYKLILKAKGQYHLERNLAANLSMHAHITESQRKINEDDTSVDDGEREADTEESVVTESFTCKGNMEDCEMGSEYSDRLPLGAEAGNITSNYKYPDD; translated from the coding sequence ATGGCGGCAGCAGATATCCGCCCCTTTGCTTTGTGGGTCATCACATTCTTCCCGTCCGTCCTCTGCTGCCCTGAGCACTGCACCTGCTCGGACAAACACAGTCGCCACTTTGCTGACTGCTCCTACAAATACTTAAGCAAGGTCCCCGATGGTTTGCCTCCCAACGTGATGACCTTGAGTCTCTCTGGTAACCAGATCACCATGATCCCGCTGGGCAGCTTTGATAACGTTACCAATGTGACCTCCCTGTGGATGGCAAACAACGACATAGCCTACGTTGAAGATGGGAGCCTCGCATCATTGGTTCATCTTCGTAACTTCGACATAAGCCATAATGAGATGGTAGACTTCCCCTGGGGGGATCTGAGGAACCTGATGGCTCTGgagctgctgaagatgaaccaCAACAAGCTGTCCCACCTCCCCGGGGACGCCCTCTCCAACCTCAAGAACCTGAGGTCCCTCAGGATTAACAATAACCGATTGACAACCATAGCTGAGGGGACATTTGAGGGTTTGGTGTCTTTGTCGCACTTACAGATCTTTAGCAATCCCTTCGTCTGCACCTGCAGCTTGGACTGGCTCAGGGACTGGATCTCCACAACCACCATCTCAGTTCCAGATCAGAGCTTGATCACTTGTGCAGCTCCCAAGGAGCTTAAAGGTGAAGCCATTACAAAATCCAAGTGCATGAGCCTAAATGTCAAAATACTGACTGAGCCACATGTTACCAACATGGTTTTCCGTGAGAAGACCAAATTAAATTTGACCTGTGAGTTCAGAGGAAACCCAAAACCACTGGTGGTGTGGAAAACTCCCAGCAGAGGCCAAAAACACGAGGTGTCTCTGTCTGACGCTGAAGACCGCTCTGCAGAATCTGATGAAGGTTCTGACTACTTTAAAGTGTTTAATAACGGCACCCTCCTCATTTCAAGCCTCAGAGAAGAGGACGGAGGGGACTACACCTGCTCTGCAACAAACGGCGCAGGCAGAGCTGAAGATTCGGTGTCTGTTAAGGTGATTGCACGTCCAAAACCAAAACCAACACCAGTCAAACTGCTGACCACCATGTTCCCTTCAACTCAAACCAACCCTTCGATGCACCAACAGCCAAAGAGAAAATCAGTTTTTGATTCTCTGCATCTtccagatttaaaaagaaaagacccTTTGACTGATGAACCCACCGTTCTGCCGACTGCAGACATCAATCTTAAATTTTACGAGGACGCGACGAGACATCCGACACACTTAAGCAAATGCGGCTtaactgcaaacacaaaaaacatctcCAGCCATGTCCTGAATGCCAGCCTGGACTACATGAAGCAGTACACGTTCGACTATGGCGTCATTGCCCTGGGCGTGTCAGAAACGGAGGCCACAGTGCGCCTCAATCCTCTACTCATACCCAAAGACAGGAGCCCCAACCGGGCCAAGAGCCCCCAGAGCGACAGCGAGGAGAACTCCGGCTTCCCGGATTCCCAGGAGAAGGACCACTCGAGCGGTTTGTATCTGTGCAACGCTGGAGACAACAGGCACTCGGCCGTGCAGTGGTCCCAGATCAAAGAAGGCGTCAACACGTACCTGTTCAGTGGTTTACAGCCTGGCACAAACTACTCTCTGTGTCTGAACTACAGAGGGGAGGACTGTGAGGTCCAGGTGCTGTTTGCCACCAGACGGAGGGTACCCAACCTGCTCATCATCATCTCCGTCAGCATCTGCCTGCTCACCGTGTCCACCGTGCCTCTGCTGGGAGCCACGTGCTACCACCTGGTCTACAAATACCGCAACAAGACCTACAAGCTGATCCTGAAGGCCAAAGGCCAGTACCACCTGGAGAGGAACCTGGCCGCCAACCTGAGCATGCACGCGCACATCACCGAGTCTCAGAGGAAGATAAATGAGGACGACACGAGCGTAGACGACGGCGAGAGAGAGGCGGACACAGAGGAAAGTGTCGTTACGGAGTCTTTCACTTGCAAGGGAAACATGGAGGACTGTGAGATGGGATCTGAGTATAGCGACAGGCTGCCTTTGGGGGCTGAAGCCGGGAATATCACCAGCAACTACAAATATCCTGATGACTAG